The proteins below are encoded in one region of Natrialbaceae archaeon AArc-T1-2:
- a CDS encoding Zn-ribbon domain-containing OB-fold protein: MSDEPRDGAFDEWLDALEDDEPYYLECPEGHGSLPPRRVCPDCGATDLEQRPLPAGGEIETFTITHVPTPAFEEDAPYATAVADFGPVRVTGQVAGVDLEEIENGLTVEPAVGVSETTDERVLTLRPR; this comes from the coding sequence ATGAGCGACGAACCGCGAGACGGTGCCTTCGACGAATGGCTCGACGCCCTCGAGGACGACGAGCCGTACTACCTCGAGTGTCCCGAGGGACACGGTTCCCTACCGCCCCGCCGGGTCTGTCCGGACTGTGGCGCGACCGACCTCGAGCAACGACCGTTGCCGGCAGGCGGCGAGATCGAGACGTTCACGATCACGCACGTCCCGACGCCGGCGTTCGAAGAGGACGCCCCCTACGCGACCGCGGTCGCGGACTTCGGCCCCGTTCGCGTGACCGGTCAGGTCGCTGGCGTCGACCTCGAAGAGATCGAGAACGGGCTCACAGTCGAGCCCGCAGTCGGCGTCTCCGAGACGACCGACGAACGGGTGCTTACGCTCCGGCCGCGGTAG
- a CDS encoding thiolase domain-containing protein produces the protein MNDVRVAGVGLTPFGSFAERTGRDLFGEASIEAFDDSGVPREDVEGVLYGNFMGELSEHQGHQGPLMAEAAGVRAPATRYESACASGGTAVREAAMRIRNGENDVLLVGGAERMTNLGTAGATEALAIAADDLWEVRAGMTFPGAYALMAQAYFEQFGGDREDLAHVAVKNHENALENEKAQYQQAIDVADVLEAPLVSSPLGLYDSCPISDGAAAVVLASESYVEAHDLDAPVAITGTGQGGDNIALHDREHLARSPAAREAGEEAYADAGLEASDVDLAEVHDCFTIAEVLALEALELEPVGEGVSAARAGRTTADGETPVNLSGGLKAKGHPVGATGVSQIAEMASLLRGDHVNSDAVSDATTGLTHNAGGTVASATVHVLEVVA, from the coding sequence ATGAATGACGTGCGAGTAGCTGGTGTTGGCCTCACGCCGTTCGGCAGTTTCGCCGAACGGACGGGCCGGGACCTCTTCGGCGAGGCGAGCATCGAGGCGTTCGACGATTCCGGAGTTCCCCGAGAGGACGTCGAGGGCGTTCTCTACGGCAACTTCATGGGCGAACTATCCGAACACCAGGGTCACCAGGGGCCGCTGATGGCGGAAGCCGCAGGCGTACGGGCTCCGGCGACGCGATACGAGTCGGCGTGTGCTTCCGGCGGGACGGCCGTCCGTGAAGCGGCCATGCGCATCCGCAACGGCGAGAACGACGTCTTGCTCGTCGGCGGTGCCGAACGGATGACGAACCTCGGCACCGCGGGTGCGACCGAGGCGCTCGCGATCGCCGCCGACGATCTCTGGGAGGTACGCGCAGGGATGACCTTCCCTGGCGCGTACGCACTGATGGCTCAGGCGTACTTCGAACAGTTCGGCGGCGACCGCGAGGACCTCGCACACGTCGCGGTCAAGAATCACGAGAACGCCCTCGAGAACGAGAAGGCCCAGTACCAGCAGGCGATCGACGTCGCAGACGTCCTCGAGGCGCCGCTGGTCTCCTCGCCGCTCGGGCTGTACGACTCCTGTCCGATCTCTGATGGGGCGGCGGCGGTCGTGCTCGCGAGCGAGTCCTACGTCGAGGCCCACGACCTGGACGCGCCGGTCGCGATCACCGGTACCGGCCAGGGCGGGGACAATATCGCCCTGCACGATCGCGAACACCTCGCCCGCTCGCCTGCTGCACGCGAAGCAGGTGAAGAGGCCTATGCAGACGCCGGCCTCGAAGCGAGCGACGTCGACCTCGCCGAGGTCCACGACTGCTTTACGATCGCCGAGGTGCTCGCCCTCGAGGCGCTCGAGCTCGAGCCGGTCGGCGAGGGGGTCTCGGCGGCTCGAGCGGGGCGGACGACCGCCGACGGCGAGACGCCGGTCAATCTCTCCGGCGGGCTCAAAGCGAAAGGCCACCCCGTCGGCGCGACCGGCGTCTCCCAGATCGCCGAGATGGCGTCGCTGCTGCGTGGCGATCACGTCAACAGCGACGCCGTGTCCGACGCGACGACCGGCCTCACCCACAACGCGGGTGGCACGGTCGCGAGTGCGACGGTTCACGTACTGGAGGTGGTCGCATGA
- a CDS encoding SDR family NAD(P)-dependent oxidoreductase: MVTGTAFVTGASQGIGREIAQTLAERGANVALAARGDGIYEAKSLIDAPDCTLAIKTDVTNEASVQAAIEETVATFGGLDCLVNNAGIAGPTAPIEQIDREEWERTMNVNVTGMFLTTKNAAPHLRESDQGTVVNISSISGKRPLKSRTPYTASKMAVIGLTRTLAFELGDDDVTVNAVCPGATRGPRIENVIEKQAASRSVDYETAKREVFTNDTALGQLVDPKDITEMVAFLASDRARHITAQDLNVDAGTTWY, from the coding sequence ATGGTAACGGGTACAGCATTCGTCACTGGAGCTAGCCAAGGTATCGGCCGCGAAATCGCGCAGACGCTCGCCGAACGGGGTGCGAATGTTGCGCTCGCCGCGCGGGGAGACGGAATCTACGAGGCCAAGTCCCTGATTGATGCGCCAGACTGTACCCTCGCCATCAAAACAGATGTCACCAACGAAGCCTCAGTCCAAGCGGCGATCGAGGAAACTGTCGCTACATTCGGTGGCCTCGATTGTCTCGTAAACAACGCTGGCATTGCGGGCCCAACCGCACCGATCGAGCAGATCGACCGTGAGGAGTGGGAACGGACAATGAACGTCAACGTCACTGGGATGTTTCTGACAACAAAAAATGCCGCACCTCATCTGCGGGAGAGCGACCAAGGCACTGTCGTGAACATTTCATCGATCTCCGGCAAGCGACCTCTGAAGAGCCGGACGCCATACACGGCCTCAAAAATGGCCGTAATTGGGCTCACTCGGACACTTGCTTTCGAGCTCGGCGACGACGATGTCACCGTTAATGCAGTCTGTCCAGGCGCGACGAGAGGACCACGGATAGAGAATGTTATCGAGAAGCAAGCGGCCTCAAGGAGCGTTGACTATGAGACTGCGAAGCGCGAGGTCTTCACCAACGACACAGCTCTGGGACAGCTCGTTGACCCCAAAGATATCACCGAGATGGTCGCCTTCCTCGCCAGTGATCGAGCACGACACATCACTGCTCAAGATCTGAACGTCGATGCCGGCACAACGTGGTACTAA
- a CDS encoding ParA family protein encodes MIPYTVWSEAGGVGKTTLATTLARAHANHGQDVLVIDMDPQDGGLTHHFGLDDRKADGEADNLVLHMIGRPRGDFADLVRSSEGVDVVPSHNMLGTLADLLSKAAELEEDTNPDPNYEFEKEKQLRRVLVDADVPSTYDVLIIDPPASEGQHLYNAVYATSNLLIPFEPSPKGERSIQGLRDVVNGLEDELGDIDVGVLGAVPNKVKGTNVNSKYLDALEQEDLPIAPVSIGERGSMLGDAWDNQVTIYELDENDSYRDLRDYEQPTLEKFDELAAYITEQFQNPEVRA; translated from the coding sequence ATGATACCGTACACGGTTTGGTCCGAAGCGGGCGGCGTTGGGAAGACAACGTTGGCGACGACGCTGGCGCGAGCGCATGCCAACCACGGCCAAGACGTCCTCGTAATCGACATGGACCCACAGGACGGCGGCCTGACCCATCACTTCGGTCTCGATGACCGGAAGGCCGACGGTGAAGCGGATAACCTCGTGTTGCACATGATTGGGCGGCCACGCGGGGACTTCGCCGATCTCGTCCGTTCGAGTGAAGGCGTCGACGTCGTTCCGAGTCACAACATGCTCGGGACGCTCGCTGACTTACTCTCGAAAGCGGCCGAACTCGAGGAGGATACGAATCCTGATCCGAACTACGAGTTCGAGAAGGAGAAACAACTCCGGCGTGTGCTCGTTGACGCCGATGTCCCGTCGACCTACGACGTCCTGATTATCGATCCGCCTGCTTCAGAAGGCCAGCACCTCTACAACGCGGTCTATGCCACGTCGAATCTTCTCATCCCGTTCGAACCGTCGCCGAAGGGCGAGCGAAGCATCCAGGGTCTTCGAGACGTGGTGAACGGACTTGAGGACGAACTCGGAGACATCGACGTCGGCGTCCTCGGTGCGGTGCCGAACAAAGTCAAGGGAACGAACGTGAATTCGAAGTATCTCGACGCCCTCGAGCAAGAAGACTTACCGATCGCTCCGGTATCGATCGGCGAGCGCGGTTCGATGCTCGGGGACGCGTGGGACAATCAGGTCACGATCTACGAACTGGACGAGAACGACTCGTACCGCGACCTCCGCGATTACGAACAGCCGACACTCGAGAAGTTCGACGAGCTCGCGGCATACATCACCGAACAGTTCCAGAATCCAGAGGTGAGAGCATGA
- a CDS encoding MFS transporter: MLVIQIVGSLSFLAITALTPFIKTEFGLSPSNVGLLVVIMYLGYFLTLIPGGVLTDIFGERLMIGIGLGCMGFFSAIIGMGNQLWILGFGLFMLGCGYSTIPPGTNKGVFDWFPAEDLGIGLGIKQTGVMIGGAISAALLPILAVQFDWNVAFTAISIVSFVSLMFLIVYSRPEGSITNQYDSDTTAIKSLQNQFRGIIELYSQTKLSPLLFTGFLFGASQFTLMAYAVLYMTEQINIGPAISGLIYTSMQLSGVFSRVVFGYLSDNFFNGERYQLLIFIGISGFVSYLVLISLPPTTPLSIIAVVAIFLGAFSLGYNGIYLTIANEVVGPEHTGFSTSIAVTALMFGGLVIPPIFGLLADWSDAYTIPMAMVAILTLLAGIFSSSIKRMGD; encoded by the coding sequence ATGTTAGTGATTCAAATTGTCGGAAGCCTATCATTTCTTGCTATAACTGCATTAACTCCATTTATCAAGACAGAGTTTGGGCTTTCTCCATCCAATGTTGGACTTCTAGTTGTTATTATGTACCTCGGGTATTTTCTCACACTCATCCCAGGTGGTGTACTGACAGATATATTTGGAGAACGATTAATGATTGGTATTGGTTTGGGTTGTATGGGGTTTTTTAGCGCCATAATCGGAATGGGAAACCAACTCTGGATTTTAGGTTTTGGTCTCTTTATGCTGGGATGTGGCTACTCAACAATCCCGCCGGGTACAAATAAAGGTGTTTTCGACTGGTTCCCGGCAGAAGATCTTGGTATCGGGCTTGGGATTAAACAAACTGGAGTCATGATTGGTGGCGCAATCAGCGCCGCGTTACTACCTATTCTTGCTGTACAGTTCGATTGGAATGTTGCTTTTACTGCCATTAGCATCGTTTCTTTTGTCAGCCTCATGTTTCTTATTGTCTACTCCCGTCCAGAAGGGTCCATCACCAACCAATACGACTCGGATACGACAGCTATTAAATCACTCCAGAATCAGTTTCGTGGGATTATTGAGCTATATTCCCAGACAAAGCTTTCACCATTATTATTTACTGGATTTTTATTTGGTGCAAGTCAGTTTACATTAATGGCATATGCGGTTTTATATATGACTGAGCAAATTAACATAGGTCCAGCCATTTCCGGTTTGATATATACAAGTATGCAACTATCTGGCGTATTTTCCCGAGTGGTTTTTGGCTACTTATCTGATAATTTTTTTAATGGTGAAAGATATCAACTATTAATATTTATTGGAATATCAGGGTTTGTTTCTTATCTTGTTCTCATCTCTTTACCACCCACTACACCACTATCTATCATAGCCGTTGTCGCTATCTTTCTTGGAGCGTTTTCGCTAGGGTATAATGGCATATACCTAACAATAGCAAATGAAGTCGTTGGTCCTGAACATACAGGGTTCTCTACAAGCATAGCAGTAACCGCTTTAATGTTTGGTGGACTTGTTATCCCGCCCATCTTTGGATTATTAGCTGACTGGTCCGATGCATACACTATACCGATGGCTATGGTGGCTATACTGACATTATTGGCTGGCATATTCTCATCTTCTATTAAACGTATGGGTGATTGA
- a CDS encoding universal stress protein — MFRVLLPVDTGEERALKSAEAVVSLPESTEKVEVTILNVQPNVNVSDGEGHADSSDWYDEDDFPDSMEQTKDYLESNGVSVNLRREHANPSEIIVDIAEEIKADRIVMSGRKRTPVGKVLFGSTTQSVLLNSDIPVTVTMK, encoded by the coding sequence ATGTTCCGAGTTTTACTACCAGTTGACACCGGCGAAGAACGAGCGCTAAAGTCAGCAGAAGCAGTTGTCTCGTTACCTGAGTCAACGGAAAAAGTTGAGGTGACGATATTGAACGTGCAACCGAACGTCAATGTATCCGACGGAGAAGGTCATGCGGACTCGAGTGACTGGTACGACGAGGATGATTTTCCTGATTCGATGGAGCAGACGAAAGATTACTTGGAAAGTAATGGGGTCTCCGTTAATTTGCGTCGGGAACATGCTAACCCCTCGGAAATTATCGTCGACATCGCTGAAGAGATTAAAGCCGACAGAATCGTGATGTCTGGACGAAAACGAACACCGGTTGGAAAAGTATTGTTTGGTAGTACAACCCAATCAGTCCTACTAAACTCCGATATTCCAGTAACTGTCACCATGAAGTAA
- a CDS encoding tyrosine-type recombinase/integrase, giving the protein METSDSGVEPQGTCLEDALAECLESKQNKSPNYRQNLERVVTDWIGFCADRGLECVEEVTERHLAAYAGHLARRVEAGTSGDVDSGITASTAWTYYDYVSSFLAWAVKWNYLAENPAAKGRPRESMPDRPSSGEYDRQYWQPEQRQAVLEFVRRRVDSAYVDPTAPPSICHKRLRNWAFVATIAYSGVRGGEILNDPNDPRRSGLRWTDVNLEDGTMWILGKNQDREPAQLPDQAAHPLERWYNAYDPPSDDWPVFPSMHVPTLSRRLGTAIGTEERDRRTKVRGYWVVALEAEAEPPSITTEGGRSIMRRLSDTVPIPGLEDGEYLTLHGARRGVGETLYRERGAARAQRTLRHADPQTTSEMYSHIDASELAEDNTEVFEDEQ; this is encoded by the coding sequence ATGGAAACCAGCGATTCCGGGGTTGAACCCCAGGGGACGTGTCTCGAAGACGCCCTTGCAGAGTGTCTCGAGAGCAAACAGAACAAATCGCCGAACTACCGCCAGAACCTCGAGCGCGTTGTCACCGACTGGATTGGGTTCTGTGCTGACCGCGGCCTCGAGTGCGTTGAGGAGGTCACCGAGCGCCATCTCGCGGCCTACGCCGGCCACCTCGCCCGTCGCGTCGAAGCCGGCACGTCCGGGGACGTCGACAGCGGGATCACCGCCTCAACGGCGTGGACGTACTACGATTACGTCTCGTCGTTCCTGGCGTGGGCCGTGAAGTGGAACTACCTCGCCGAGAACCCGGCTGCAAAGGGTAGACCCCGCGAGAGTATGCCTGATCGCCCCTCGAGTGGGGAGTATGACCGCCAGTACTGGCAGCCCGAACAGCGCCAGGCCGTCCTCGAGTTCGTTCGTCGCCGTGTCGACAGCGCCTACGTCGACCCGACTGCCCCGCCCTCGATTTGCCACAAACGCCTCCGCAACTGGGCCTTTGTCGCCACGATCGCCTACTCCGGGGTCCGCGGTGGAGAGATCCTGAACGATCCGAACGACCCGCGTCGCAGCGGCCTCCGGTGGACAGACGTGAATCTCGAGGACGGTACCATGTGGATTCTCGGGAAGAATCAAGACCGCGAACCGGCCCAGCTTCCCGACCAGGCCGCTCACCCGCTCGAGCGGTGGTACAACGCCTACGACCCGCCGAGTGACGACTGGCCGGTATTTCCGTCGATGCACGTCCCGACGCTCTCCCGGCGGCTCGGGACGGCGATCGGGACAGAGGAACGCGACCGGCGGACCAAAGTCCGTGGCTACTGGGTCGTCGCGCTCGAGGCCGAAGCCGAACCGCCGTCGATCACTACGGAAGGTGGCCGGTCGATCATGCGACGACTCTCCGATACGGTTCCGATTCCGGGGCTCGAGGACGGCGAATATCTCACGTTGCACGGAGCGCGTCGCGGCGTCGGCGAAACCCTCTATCGTGAACGCGGGGCCGCACGGGCACAACGGACGTTGCGCCACGCCGACCCGCAAACGACCTCAGAGATGTACTCGCACATCGACGCAAGCGAGCTGGCCGAAGACAATACAGAGGTGTTCGAAGATGAACAGTAG